The nucleotide sequence CCTTTACGTGCCCACAACGCATCACATCAAGCAGCGCCTGTTGGATGGCGAGATCGGGGCCCTGCGCCGCATCACGGTGACCGTGCATTGGCCGCGGGCGGAAAGTTATTACAAACGAAATAATTGGGCCGGACGGTTGACGTCCGACGATGCCTGGGTGCTCGATTCTCCGACGAACAACGCCGGCGCGCACTTCCTCATGCTTGCCTTGTTTTGGGCTGGGAGTGAGGCGGGGAGCGCTGCTGAGGCGACCACCATTCAGGCGGAACTTTATCGCACGCAGTTGATTGAGAGTTTTGATACGGTGAACGCGCGGATCGGCACCGAATCGGGCGTGCAGATCGATTTCTACGCGACGCACTGTGGGGAAGCGAACCGGTCGCCGGAGATCACGCTGACCGGCGACCGGGGTCGCATTACTTGGTGCTACGAATCTGAATACACGGTTGATCGTGCGGACGCCCCGACGGAGGTCCATGCCTTGCCCGATCCGCTCGTGACCAAGCTCCATGTTTTGGAGAACGTTATCGGGTGTCTACGAGGAGAATCCCAATTTGTGGTCGGTCCCGACTTGGCTCGGGAGCACACCCGGGTCGTTAATGCCTTGCACGAGTTTTTCCCCATTAGAGAGATTGACGCGCCCTGGCGTTTGACCGCCGGGGAACCCGGAAGCGGTTTCGTCCGATTGGTCGACATCGACAAAGCGATCGATGAGGCGATCGTGCACGGCAGAATGCTCAGTGAAACGAATCTGCCGTGGGCCGTTCCTGCCCCGGTGGTCGCGCTAGATAATTACCAGTGCTTTTCCGGATCCTACACGGATGTCCGGCGAGCAGCGGGAATTCGCGCGAGCCGGTAGACGTTTGACGGAGGTTCCCTCGTTGGGCGGGGTTTCGCTCGTCCCGCGTCATCACGCGGCGGGGTGGATTTGGTGAAGCGTATCCCGCGGTATTCGTCTCTCGCTGGTCGCGGCCGGACGGGTGAAGGCAATGAATCAATCGAAACAAAAACCGCCGCCCCTCCCCAGCGCTGGTGACGGCGACAGGGTGGAGCGGCGGGAGATCAGCCAGCGGACGCCGGCACCGATTTGATGGTGCTGACGCCGATGGCGCGCCGGTGTCCAGAGTGGGCGACCGGCTGGCTCAG is from Synoicihabitans lomoniglobus and encodes:
- a CDS encoding Gfo/Idh/MocA family protein is translated as MRVAIVGLSGYARWHLMMLAEQALFGRAQLVGATVINQEEEAELCRRLRAHGVPLFDDYQSMLTALVGRIDLVLLPTAIHWHTPMVLAALEAGLHVMVEKPVAATLQDIDRMRAAQSLSKRLLAVGFQDLYVPTTHHIKQRLLDGEIGALRRITVTVHWPRAESYYKRNNWAGRLTSDDAWVLDSPTNNAGAHFLMLALFWAGSEAGSAAEATTIQAELYRTQLIESFDTVNARIGTESGVQIDFYATHCGEANRSPEITLTGDRGRITWCYESEYTVDRADAPTEVHALPDPLVTKLHVLENVIGCLRGESQFVVGPDLAREHTRVVNALHEFFPIREIDAPWRLTAGEPGSGFVRLVDIDKAIDEAIVHGRMLSETNLPWAVPAPVVALDNYQCFSGSYTDVRRAAGIRASR